Within Halobacterium jilantaiense, the genomic segment ACGCGTTCATCGCGTACACAGGGGGAGCTTCCTGACGCCGAATTACGTCGTCCGGTAGTTCCTTAGAGAGGTGGGCGTAGTCATCTTCGTCGAGTTCCACCAAGTTGAAGTACGGATTCTTGTCCGCATCGGTCACCGTGTACGCGTTTGAAACACTGTCTTCGAGGGCCACCTGAAAACAATCCTCGATATCCGTAACATCCCGAAGTGGTGCAGTCGCGTCGATGTCAACGATGTAGTCGTACTCTTTTCTTTCTCGCTTTTCTGTCTCCGTAAGTGCGTGTTGGATGACCGGGACTTTTGCAGCTTCGTCCGTTGAAAGCTTCTCGGGCCGGAGAAACGGTGCAGAAGCGCCATATTCATTGGCGATGGTTCGAATCTCGTCGTCATCAGTAGAAACAACGACTTCGTTAGCACGGTCCCATGCGAGGGCCTGTTCGATAGAATGAGCAATTAAGGGTTTTCCACCAACCTCGCGGATGTTTTTCCGCGGGACGCCTTTAGATCCACTGCGAGCGCAGATAGTGCAGAGTACGTCTGTCATCTGTGACTTGACTTCGCCTTGAGTGCCAAGTTCAATACCTCTTTTCCTTCCTGTACATCGTTGAACGTCGATTTACGTTGGTCAACCGATTTGAAGAAGTGGTTCAGTTGCCGGCGAAATATCTCGTCTCTCTCGTAGTTGAAGGATTCTTTCTTACCTCCATCTCGGCCTTCTACCGTTACTGTCTGTTCGATGAAGTCCGCAGTCACGACGCCCTCATCGAAAACCACCTCAAGTGTTCGCCGAGGGACCGGCCGACAATAGTCTACATGAATTGAACCGAGGACTTGGTTGGAACGAAGTGTCATCAGGGCAGTGTCCTCGGAGTCTATTTTTAGCGAACTAACTCGTCCGACC encodes:
- a CDS encoding acylneuraminate cytidylyltransferase family protein; this translates as MTDVLCTICARSGSKGVPRKNIREVGGKPLIAHSIEQALAWDRANEVVVSTDDDEIRTIANEYGASAPFLRPEKLSTDEAAKVPVIQHALTETEKRERKEYDYIVDIDATAPLRDVTDIEDCFQVALEDSVSNAYTVTDADKNPYFNLVELDEDDYAHLSKELPDDVIRRQEAPPVYAMNASVYVYERDFLVRTDTVHGERTKVSIMPRERSVDIDTPLDLRFVEFLMECKDV